Below is a genomic region from Fusarium oxysporum Fo47 chromosome XI, complete sequence.
ACGAACATGCGGACATCATCGTCTGTAGCACGTATTTCGAGAGAAACACGATTCGCAAATATACTTATGACGTCGAGTATTGGTCTAGAAGTGGCGAAGATGTTGATTTGACATTTTGATTGCAGATCAAAGATCTCGTTTAAGAACCTTGCCCGACTGCCATCAGATGCCCGACATTCATCGAGAGCATCGATGACGACAAAGACTCTTGAAAAGAGTTTAGCGACGCACAGGAGGGTACTTGAGATGGCGTCCAATGAAGGCCGTGACCCCATTCTGTGGAGTGATTGGATGCTCTCTGGTAAAGTTGGTAGACTTTGTAGAAGTTGTTTTAGAACGCTCGCCAGAAGCTCCCTGGCCGTTTGCTCGTCTTGGCGCCGAAAGTTGCAATAAACATATGCAAGACCAACACTATTGTTATCTAGAAATAGTGTTTCCAAGCTGTCGATTATGATCGAGGTGAGAATTGTTTTGCCAGCGCCTGGGATGCCTGGACAGAAGAGGGTCTGATTAGGGTTATCCCGCCAATTGCAGAATTGTGGTGAATTGAGAAGCCATTGGCCGGTTCCTGGCTGCCGTCTCCCAATATTGTCGCTCTGAAAGAGACTATAATCAGCCAGGGTCAGCCAGTCTAACACATCTTTGTGTTTCTGGATTTGATGGTGTCGAATGATCGTGTCAGCCTTTCTGGATGTAGCTGTGACCTCGTTCTGTACGTCTATAAAGATCATAACACGTTAGCTACCGCAACATAGTCAGAGAGTCAGATATGCCTAGTATATGAATTGGCCGTCTCAGTCATTCTTGTCGGTTATCAATAAAGTTTAACTAACCAGACAAAACCTCactgatcttcttctcaacttctGCCCTATTTGGATGGATCTGACTGAGAAGGTCCTTGGCGTATGCAGCAGCCGCCATAGCTGCGTAGCCTTGCCAATCGTCGTTCTTATGCGTGTCGGCATAGTCACAGATGCCACGAATCACCAGACATGGAAAGTGGTTCACCAGGCCAGCTGCTTCTGTTTCGAAGCAAAGGACACCTTTCTTCGCAAATTCATCACGAGTCATAGCGTCCTTCATTAGCTTGTCCGATGACGCGATCAGACCGTAGTGGATTGACAGATTATCCTCGCCGCTGGTCCTTTCGGCGCGGACTTTAAGGCTCGATGGGTCGTTGCTGCAAAGGTCACAGTTGGGCTCGTCATTCGGCTGGTGAAGCACCCCAGGTTGGTACAGTCGATCAGTAATTCCCTGAGGCCGTCCATACGTTTTGCGCAGTCTCGGTTTCTTGTCTAAAATGTCGTTGATGAATCGTTCAAGCTGATGCCCTTCGGCCTCATGGTCAGCCCTAAGTCCCTGCATAGCTGCTCGCAGAATCGTAGGCGGCTGATTTAGAAATCCTGACTCTTGGAATGGTTGATTTTGTATGACTTTTCCATGATCAAAATTGAATACACCGCCGTGCTTTCCATTGCCAGAAGCACTCACGACGATATCCCCAAGACGGATATCATGTTTCGGACTAGGCGCACCGCCACCGATACCAACCATCAAGCCAATCCTAATATTAGGAAAGCTATGGAGCATATCTCTTGCCACGCCAGCGGCGGGTGCTATGCCATATTCTCCTTGGGGGAGAACGGCGATCACGGTATTATGTTTCCCGATCTTGCCTAGGGTATAGATATTGTTATCGTTTGTGGATACAGATTCTGGTGGGGCGTGCTTTTCGTCGAGGAACGTTTTGGCAGCAACGTATTCAATGCGAAGGGCGCAAATCCAGCCCACTATGTAGTCGTGGGGGTTAGACATGACAGGCAATATTGTGCCAGTATCTTTGCGATGAGAATGTGAAGGATGTTTGTGATTTTGAACCCCGCTCCTACCGCAGCCTGATTTGGTCAGCCATCAACTTTTCTTCCTGATTTTTTCTATAAGCGCCAAGGCAACAACTCCAAAACTGATTGGACTGTAGGGCTTGGCCGTAAATGTGCTAGCTTGGAGACATTGACATGGGTATACACAAGCTCATTGCGTCGCTCGATCTCCAAAACAGCCAGCCTTGCCACTTCTTTGCCATTTCTGCCGATCTGTCTTCTCATGGTGAGAACTCTCAGGTTGTGAGACAGATTGATCTGACGAGGAAGAGACTGAAGCTTAAAAGAAACAGGAGATTGCTGCTTTTGTAAAGAGCTAAAGGGTGTAGACACAACTGATTGAAGCTGGGCAGTAAGAGAAGGAAACTGCATATGACAATGAGGATGAGGCGTCAGAAACGGAAGCCATTAGCATCGACCTTGGACTAAGGACATTCTCCCTTGGTATGAGACTTGGATGTCATTCAATCATTTTGAATCGGATTAGCTCTTCTTTAGTGGAGGTCGAGACATCTTTTTCTACATAGGACTTAAAAGTTTCTTCGTCATATTCAGAAAATGCATCTTCTGGCATAAAACTGAGTGAGAAAGCTTTAGCGTATTTAAGGCTGGCACGTTCACTGGTCAAGCTATTTGACCTTCAGTGTATTAGACCCCATGAGGATGTAATCAGCGCAAGGATGTCTAATTTAAGACATGGACAAATTATTGAGGGTATTCCAATAGCAAGGGCAATGTGGCGAGGAGATAGATAAACGGGGACTTATGGCTTTAATTCCAATGGACTCCAGGTTTCATCTCTTTAGTAAGTTTCTGGGGGAACTCATGTTTTTACTTGCTGGCGTCCTTCGGACCCAATAACAAGCCATAAATTGCTGTGTTGATTCAATACTGCTGCTTTGCGTCATGATACATGAAGGAAGGTTTACAGCTCCTTACGCGACGTCCCGTGTGAATCTTTTACAGACTCTCTCTACTCTGGAAGCGCCCTCAGCGGAGAAGGGGCAACGTCACCGGTATCGAATCGACAATCCTGCGAAAAGGCTTCCTTACTGGCAACTTAGTTGTTCAGGTAGCCTTTTGTGATGTTTGGTCCTCTGAGCCAGAACGTGAACGAAGCCTTGAATAAGTAATTGATCATTGGCTGGACAGAAAATTCTACCAAGTCATAAAGTTGCGCGAACTGCTTCAATGATTGTCATACAACTTGGAAGAATCACGGTCCAATGACTTTGATCTCGCGGCCGGTGGCGCTTCTGCAGTGCATATGCAATTGCTAGCCCATTTCTTCGAAATTCATCAAGAAAATCCGTGTCATTTTGCAGTATGGGCCTCTGAAAGAGATTTCAACGGATGAGAGATTGTTTGTGCTTCAGAATATGTATATTTTGACTGTGTGTATCTCCAAGCCCCAAAAAGCAATAACTAAATACGCAGCTACTAAACATTGTGCCACTCAAGTGGCATCGACAAAAGCCTTCTGGATGCCTTCCAATTCCTCCAACGTCAGAGGAATGATGGTACCATGACGAGGAGACTCGGGGTAATTGTAACCCTTCCTCAATGTCCACTGCCCACCAGCCAGATCAGTTGACTCCAGTGGAACATAACCATTACCGCCAAATTCATCAGCCAAGAGGATATATCTAGCACCATTGACATCCTTGCAGTTGGTCTTGAAGATCGAAGGGCCCTCCACCTCTTGCGTTCCAGCATTCTTTCCAATGCAACTGGCTATCATGTGCCAGTCATCCAAACCTGCAGTCAACGACGTACTGCTTTCCTGCACGATATCCGCACAGCCATTGATAGTAGCCTTTGTGAAACGATAATAGATTCCGTCCTCCTTGATAACGGTAGAGTCAATCCGGCCATTGGGTGGTTCGTCTTGCCAGACCTTTGGCTCGCTGAAGGTTATAAAGTCATCCGTGGTAGCATAGACCATCCGCTGGTATGCAGTAGGGTTATGATCGGGGTTTGCTTCATTGTCATAAATGCCAGAAGCCCAGTAGACAACATAGGTCTtaagatcatcatcataatAAGCCTCGGGTGCCCAGGTATTGCCGTAATTATCTGGCGATACCTCAACATGACGCTGGGCACTCCACGTGATAAGGTCTTTTGACTCCCAGATCTCGAGATATCGGCTGCCAAAGCGTTGAGCGTCTCCCCAGCTCGTACCGCAGCCGATACAAAGATCAGTCGCGAGGATGTAGAATTTGTCCCCCTCATGTGACCTCAAGATGAAGGGATCGCGGACTCCACCGTCCCCTTTTGTAGATTTCAAGATGGGCTTCCCATTGTTGAGCTCCGTGAAGGACAGGGCGTCGTTTCCGTTGCTGGCAGCCAGATAAATGTTTTCATCACGGTTGCTGAAGTAGAGAAAGGCGTAACCTTGATAATTGGAATTGCAACTAATCTTCCTCTTGGCAGCTTCAGCCCCAGCTCGTATGGCAGGGGTAGGCGACCCAGAGGTGAGGATCGGCAACACCGCCAGAGCGCCGAGaatgatggatggattgaGTATAGATAGCATTGTGAAAGAAGATGTGACGAGATAAGTTGCTCTGATGGACTGGGATTGAAATTTGGAGTGCAAAGTATGTGCCTTCTTATAGCTGGACCTGCGGAAATGTCCCACTTTCGCCATGACCTCTCTGTTGAAGATCGTTTCTgaataagaatataaggTTCTCACGTTATGCTTAGAAGGGCGCTAAGCGCTAAGCTTAAGCCGAGTGATTGGATCGGATAACTTGATCTACACAACCCCAGATTTCCCATCCCCGCACTAACCTATTTACTTTTGTTCCAGGGGATCTTTGCCATAGCCGAGCAAATAGCctgtcttctctttcatTGTACGAGGATGTAGATCCTATGATCCATGAGTCCGTACCAGTCTTAAAGACTTCCGTAAAATACTCTGCGCAATTACAAAGCCGCGCCAATAAATCGCTGTGATGCATAGAGCCAACCAGCGCCTTCCCTATACTAGTTTTgctcaacctcctcagccttgctTCCGTCTAAACACTTTTGGGGCCGCGTTCAACCTCGCTCTTCAtacagaagaggaagctttTATTAGGGATCCTAGATGGTTGCCACAAATTAATGTATCATCGACTTCCTGGTCTCCGCAAGGAGGTAAGAGTTCATAGTggccatggtgttgatggcCCTGATGTATCTACAGAGCTAAGACTTTACAGGAATTAACAAGGTTAGTCATGATATCGATAAGTCACTTCACTAACAAACGCTTCAATCATGAATCACTTTATTTTAGCCTTGTGATCAATGTGTGGATTATCAAGCCATGCTATACATCCAGATGTAAATAGCTAGCTACTTGTCTTGAGCAGGCCAGCAAAAGACACATATTTCCAAGCACATCCCGTGCGCAGAAGATAAATACAAGTGAAATAAAGGGCTGAAAAGAATACTACTGCTTAATCAATAGCCTGGATGCTATACAATAGTGAAAGCTAGCTATGCCTCTAGTAAGAACAACAGCATTTCCTGCTAGAGAGACTACTTGGTGCAGTGACCACGACGGTGACTACCATGACCACATCGACGATGAGCGGCAATATGCGTGCTGTGCGATCGGTGGGAATCCTTCTTCGCAGCGCTCTTCTTGGAACTCTTGGGCGTTACGGCCGGCGCGGGGTATTTTGTCGCCTTGGCGGACTCGACTACAGAGGTAGCCTGAGCGTGGGTTGGAGCTCTGACGATCGAGAGTGTTGTTGAAGACGGCTTTTGGCGAACCGAGCTGTGCTCATCACTAGCGGGAGTGGGAGCAGATTGCAAAGAAATAGCAGTTGACACCGGATTCGAGCTCTTTGCGGTTGTGAGCTTCACAGTGACAACACCGTGCACCGGGACTGTAACCTTGACACGATTGTCGGACACAGTCACCTTGGTATTTACCATCTGTGCCTCATCATCCGAAGTGAAAGCCTGAGCTGTTGAGAAAGTACTTCCTGTGACGCCCAGGTCGACTGTCTGAGCAGCAGTGCCAGTGTTGGTAAGAACCAAGACGACACTCCCATCCACGTTTTCAAACGCACCAACGATAGTATCTTGAACAACACCTGAAGTTGAAAGCCTATGTGCGCCAGGGCGAATGTGGCGCGACCAGTGAGCAATAGCCCAGAGAATCGAGGATATGGTAAACTTGGTGCCATCCGTGTCGATAACATGAGAAAGAGACCCTCGGTTGTTAGTCTCAACGCCCTCCCAGTAGATATAGGCCGAAAGATCAGCATTGACGATACCTTGCGCGATCTTGACTGCCCACGTGAAGCCTTCGTTGGAACCTCCGTTGACGTACCAAGCAGTGGCAAACGCCTGGTCATTGGCAGCTCCCTCGGACATCCAAGTTGGCAAAGTAGTGTTCATAGGCTGGTCAGGGCTGCTGGAGTACTCGTGCGAGGTGATGACAGACAGATAGCTCTCCACCCCAAGCTCAGCCAGCTTCGCGGTGTACTCCATCTGCGACTTCCAACCGATGTTGTCACAGCACGTCATCTTGATATCGCCAAGTCCCTTGGAATTCAAAGCACTGTGCAGAAGAGGAATAACATCTGCAGCCTGCTCGGCAGATGAGAGCATAAAGTCCGAGCCATCGCCCTCATTAAGGAAGCCAACGTGCGATACAGGGATGCCAGCCTCCTTGTAATATGAGAGGTATTGGACTATTATCTCAACGTAACGATGTCTCCAATCTCCAGATGCGCATGACACACCAGGTGTACCGCAGAGACGACCCATACTCTTGGCCGACTTCATGTATAGAGGCGCAGACCAGGCATTGGCGTAGATAGTCTCTACACCGTAGCGCATGGCCTGTTTGCTGAACCATACCTGACCATCATCGTCGCCGTCAAAATGGAAAACAGGCTGCTTCGCGGGGTTGTCGGTGTTGGTGCTCGTGATGGAGTTGGAGTCATCGCAGCCGATTTTGTTCCGGATGATGGATAGGCCGGCGCCGGTTGTagtgttgaagagaagatccAGGCCCTCTTTCTGTGGTCCGGGGCCAAGATTTTGGAATTGCTTGGCATGGCCGTAGGCCTCGGAGACACCAAAGCCATCAATGACCTGGAGTctcttgttggtgttgacagTAACGGATGTATCGCCGAGCGCCAGGCCGGCATGAGCAGCAAGGACAGAAAGAATAATTGAGAAGAGCATATTGCGCAGTAATGAGTTTATGATAGATTTTGAAACGAAAGGTTAATTTTGTCTTAGTAAAGGAATTTAGGAGATTCCTAGGCAAGTTGAAGTGAATGTagaaaagaaacaacaaTGAGCGaaaaatgaatgaatgaagaGTTAGAGAGTGCTTCAGCTGGATGTATAACAGCTCAGCTCCATTAAGTATAGATTTAAAGCTAGGCTCTTAACATCGAACGCGATCAGCCCTCTCATCGAGCGGATCAGCATTACTTTCAAGCTCTCTAGCAAGTCTTTACCATCCCAGTAACAAACAGGGGTGACGGGAAGACGGCACAGCTAGACACAACGCATGTTGGTAGTTTTGAGGTTCTTGTTAAATTCGAGGGGCTCAGAATAACGTGTCGCGAAGGACTGCCGTTGCCGTCTACTCCGACCTGAAAGCCCAGACTTCGTTTAAAGAATGTACGTTGCATCATTCCAGAGCGAGGTTTACAGGAACGCCAGCAATCGACAGGAACGGTGGGGTGCCTTGAAAGATGGTACGCTAATTGCAGACCATGAAATCTGAAGCGTCTTTCATCTGCCTATCTCTGCCATGAAAGTCTTCAAACAAATATGTATATTATTGTCAATGTTGTGTACATTTACTCTTACATTGCCTAAATACGGAGAATATGCTACCGGCTAAAGATGGATGTTTTCTTTGTCCAGGCCGCTTTAGATGTCTGGCCATTTTCCCGCCCCTCATCTCAATCAATCAGCGCTTACAGAGACAGGAAAGCTTGTTTTGCCGCTAACATTACGTGGGCAGTTTCAGGTTCGCCAAAATTACCTTACCGAACCACGCTAAAATGTTTGACAGGAGAGGACGATAAGGCGGCTTGTGTGTCCGGATAACCGGCATTATCTGAAACGGCGGGAGGTCCACCAATCATTTCCGGGGAGCTTCTCATCAGCAGATCAGGTATCTTTATGCCCTTGATGTCCCTTCAGACGGCTTTGGAACTGAGTACAGTGGGCATAATCGCAACTGGAGTCTCTTCCTGAAAGGTTATTAAGCTATGAATAAATAGCTAAAGCCACAGATCCACCTTTCTGCGACAATCTTGGAAGCTTTTGCCAGACTATGTCGTATCAATCACTTTTCCAGACATGGCcgaaagaaagaaagggttCTATAATACACTCATTAAAACAGACCTTGCGAAACCCTAACAGATCAGAACGCCGTAGGAGGAGCATAATAGTATAAAGTGGCTATGAGTTATGGGTTTACATTGCGGTGTTCTTGGATTTGACTGGTTCTGGTGACTGGTTTTGTCAAGAGCTCAGAACAGCAATCGAGAACCATGCAATGTGGAACGTGTGTTTAATAGAGGCAAGAAAACACCAGACCTTGATTCTAAGTAATAAGAAGCTTAGGTAAGTCAGTATTATCTTAGGAATAAGTCTTAGGtaagttaatataattttaggAGATTAtctaataagtttattttagTATCCTAAACTCAGTCTTACTCTGCCAAGTTATATTTTGGCTCCCCCTTGGTAAATCTGATCAAGCTGCAGACGTTCTTGAGCACGAAAGCTCCTATTTTTCTGGCCTAGGTCGAACCACTCGGTCGCCGTCACTGTCGGTGGCTGTGTGGGAACACGCTCTCCTTCAGGTCATACAAATATCGACCCTTGATACGAGCTACCATCGCCTGGCTGAGCGACTGGGGCCAGAGTCGTCAGGTCCGAATGTTTCGCCGGAGTAAGCATAGTTGATAGGTGCCGTGCTTCGTCGAGGCCTCTTCAGCGGGGAAGTTCCTTGATCACTTGTAGTTGTATCATCGTTACTGGTAACAGTATCGGTCTGCTTGTAGGCCGTGACAGCTGCGAAAGCAGCCCAAAGCTCTTCGAGGTTTACACCGTACTTGCCAACCAGGAACTGCTTACTTATATTGGACTGTTCTGGATCGGGACTTTTGACGAAGGTGTTGATTTCGAGGAGGGAGGCATCGGTGAGCTCAGGGTTGAAGCTGAATTGTTTGTTCTCGAAGGCGGGAAGCAGGCTGTCCCGTGTTTTCGAGATGATGACGTGACAGATCAAGAGTCGATGAGTGCTCTAACTGCTGCCGTAGGTACCCGAGTGTTATCGAACTTGAGGGTACTTGTTCAGGATGTTCAAATAAGTGATTCGCAATATGCAACCACCACTGTAATGCTAACAAAGAAGACTGATTATAAAACATCAGGACAAACAATAAGATTAAGGCAAACAGGTAAAAAAAGCAGTAGCCAAGGTCAAATAGCGCGATTTGTACAGCAACTCGCCCTAATCAAAGTACGCTGTTCATGATATTCTGGCCCTATTGACTACCCTGTAGATTGACAGGGGATCCACCTCGCTTATCTTATCTACATCGGGCTCACTGGCGAGTCCAAGCGCTGTCTTCCTCATTCACATCGATTCACGGTCGACTCTTTGAATCCCATAAACAAAAACACTGGGATTTTGGTCTACGCTATGGATGCTCTTCCTTCAATCTTTCTTTGGATGCCCTCATCAGAAACAAgttctttctttttctattTAACCCTTTTTGGACTTTTGTAACCTTGCCTGACAAGCATCGACTCTCGCCTGCTTGCGCTCTTAACCAGCGCAACCACCGATCGTACAACCAGTAGCTCAAGGCATATCTTCTTACTTTCATCTGTATCTTAACGTCGTCTCCGGACCGTAAGAAAACGTTACTTGATCCTAGCGGACAAAAAGCCTCAGGTAAAATGTCATAAATTTAGGGCGCCTTTTGATGAACTTAGTCTAACATTTCCTAAATTTAGACGACTTGTTTAATCTGCGACAGTAGAGGATCAAAATGTCTACCCGATATTTCGACACAGTGACATCTGCGAACGTATATGACGCCCAGCTCAAGGCCGAGATAAAACTAGCAAATACCGCAATCACCATCGACGACCTCCAGGCCTCCGGCAGCAACTGGGGCCGCCGCCAGCTGTTAGCCTGCCAGGTCATCGTCTCGCTGACAGCTCACAACGTGCTACCCGCATACATAAGACACAGGGGAAATGAAGGTCGGCCAGAATCTCAGGAGGTCCAAGATTTTCTCAATGGACCTGACCCGAGTCTGATGCACTACAGCACTCACTTCCTGATTAGCGAGTATGGTTTTTCTCTCGGTGAAATGTGGGCTGCGTTGGCATCTGTCAAGCACTACCCTCGTCCCCGTGTAGTTTCGAGCAACGAAGGAACACCAGAAGCAAAAAGAGTTCGACGAAGTACGGCTCGTGAAGGATACGTCAACTCGGCCGGCTTCCAGATTTCTAGCAGCAATCCTGAAGACCGGTCTAGTCCGTCAGCTGGCAGTGACGGATCTGGCGGTCCAAGTTACACCGAGCCAGAACCGACTCAAGAGCTTCCCGCCGAGGACAGTGCTGTTCTTCTGATCACACGAGTATTGCGCCACTTACTGTACTACACGCAAGCTCCCCGGTCATCACGTGTAGTTGACTTTCGCCCCGAGCGACGTCGCATCGTCTCTGACATATCTGAATTGGAAAAACAGTTTGTTGGCATTGACGATGGTGGGTTGAGCCTCAAAGTCGAGGGGGGACTATCTACAGAGCCGAACGTTGCGATTGCACTACTTGAGGCTAAGAGACGGCTCG
It encodes:
- a CDS encoding glycosyl hydrolase produces the protein MLSILNPSIILGALAVLPILTSGSPTPAIRAGAEAAKRKISCNSNYQGYAFLYFSNRDENIYLAASNGNDALSFTELNNGKPILKSTKGDGGVRDPFILRSHEGDKFYILATDLCIGCGTSWGDAQRFGSRYLEIWESKDLITWSAQRHVEVSPDNYGNTWAPEAYYDDDLKTYVVYWASGIYDNEANPDHNPTAYQRMVYATTDDFITFSEPKVWQDEPPNGRIDSTVIKEDGIYYRFTKATINGCADIVQESSTSLTAGLDDWHMIASCIGKNAGTQEVEGPSIFKTNCKDVNGARYILLADEFGGNGYVPLESTDLAGGQWTLRKGYNYPESPRHGTIIPLTLEELEGIQKAFVDAT
- a CDS encoding glycoside hydrolase family 5 protein, whose amino-acid sequence is MLFSIILSVLAAHAGLALGDTSVTVNTNKRLQVIDGFGVSEAYGHAKQFQNLGPGPQKEGLDLLFNTTTGAGLSIIRNKIGCDDSNSITSTNTDNPAKQPVFHFDGDDDGQVWFSKQAMRYGVETIYANAWSAPLYMKSAKSMGRLCGTPGVSCASGDWRHRYVEIIVQYLSYYKEAGIPVSHVGFLNEGDGSDFMLSSAEQAADVIPLLHSALNSKGLGDIKMTCCDNIGWKSQMEYTAKLAELGVESYLSVITSHEYSSSPDQPMNTTLPTWMSEGAANDQAFATAWYVNGGSNEGFTWAVKIAQGIVNADLSAYIYWEGVETNNRGSLSHVIDTDGTKFTISSILWAIAHWSRHIRPGAHRLSTSGVVQDTIVGAFENVDGSVVLVLTNTGTAAQTVDLGVTGSTFSTAQAFTSDDEAQMVNTKVTVSDNRVKVTVPVHGVVTVKLTTAKSSNPLGSPKAVFNNTLDRQSSNPRSGYLCSRVRQGDKIPRAGRNAQEFQEERCEEGFPPIAQHAYCRSSSMWSW